A portion of the Lolium rigidum isolate FL_2022 chromosome 1, APGP_CSIRO_Lrig_0.1, whole genome shotgun sequence genome contains these proteins:
- the LOC124677129 gene encoding phosphatidylinositol/phosphatidylcholine transfer protein SFH6-like, whose amino-acid sequence MSVVHADDIEISLCDGNSEDERRRRKIGSLRRKAIHALKKRGRRRVDFRFPPAISIEDVRDAEEERAVASFRERLAAHGLLPDKHDDYHMMLRFLKARKFDAEKAMQMWADMLRWRKEFGADTILEDFEFEELDEVLRYYPQGYHGVDREGRPVYIERLGKVDPNKLMQITSVDRYIKYHVQEFERAFREKFPACTLAAKRHIDSTTTILDVQGVGLKNFSKTARELVLRMQKIDSDYYPETLHQMFVVNAGSGFKLIWNSVKGFLDPKTSSKIHVLGSNYLSRLLEVIDSSELPEFLGGSCTCSDKGGCLGSNKGPWNDPYILKLIHNLEAGSVKDIKPVSDGEEISSSSLRLEQLKWQGMMSDTSNAESGSDVDDFGSSYIPKGTEYGCLTPVHEEVKGIDSSTYFVCRDQSYVDISLETGRRVRRTTETVPKQLADNRQFSTNGSSREIGNVGKLDGTIVLMGVGNLIKLVVSALIKIFSFFRLFISVPVRRLQSANPPTAPVPVAEKPQPRTVSDADMSACLQRIENLESMCNQLASKPPEIPEDKEQILLNSFERIRSIEADLERTKRVLHATVAKQQSLVETLEAVQESTSVRRRLFCS is encoded by the exons ATGTCGG TGGTCCATGCGGACGACATCGAGATATCGCTGTGCGACGGCAACTCGGAggacgagcgccgccgccgcaagaTTGGCTCGCTGCGGCGGAAGGCCATCCACGCGCTCAAGAAGCGCGGCAGgcgccgcgtcgacttccgctTCCCGCCGGCCATCTCCATCGAGGACGTCCGGGACGCCGAGGAGGAGCGCGCCGTCGCCTCATTCCGCGAGCGCCTCGCCGCGCACGGTCTCCTACCCGACAAGCACGACGACTACCACATGATGCTAAG GTTCTTGAAGGCCAGGAAGTTCGACGCCGAGAAGGCAATGCAGATGTGGGCAGACATGCTGAGATGGAGGAAAGAGTTCGGCGCAGACACAATCCTCGAG GATTTTGAGTTCGAAGAACTTGATGAGGTGCTGCGCTACTACCCTCAGGGATACCATGGCGTCGACCGAGAGGGCCGGCCGGTGTACATCGAGAGGCTTGGCAAGGTCGACCCCAACAAGCTGATGCAGATCACCTCTGTCGACAGGTACATCAAGTACCATGTGCAAGAGTTTGAGAGGGCCTTCAGAGAGAAGTTCCCTGCCTGCACATTGGCTGCCAAGAGGCACATtgactccaccaccaccatcttggaTGTCCAGGGCGTG GGTCTCAAGAATTTCTCCAAGACTGCCAGAGAGCTTGTACTCAGAATGCAGAAGATAGACAGTGACTACTACCCTGAG ACATTGCATCAGATGTTTGTTGTGAATGCGGGCAGTGGGTTCAAGCTCATCTGGAACAGTGTGAAGGGCTTCCTTGACCCAAAAACTTCATCGAAGATTCAT GTTCTGGGTTCGAATTACCTGAGTAGACTTCTTGAAGTAATTGACTCAAG TGAGTTGCCAGAGTTCCTTGGTGGTTCATGCACTTGCAGTGACAAGGGAGGCTGTCTTGGGTCGAACAAGGGGCCATGGAATGATCCTTACATATTGAAG CTCATACACAATTTGGAGGCTGGCTCAGTGAAGGATATCAAGCCAGTTTCTGATGGAGAAGAAATAAGTAGTTCTTCCCTTAGGTTAGAACAGCTGAAG TGGCAGGGCATGATGAGTGACACATCAAATGCTGAATCAGGGTCCGATGTTGATGACTTTGGATCATCATATATACCAAAAGGAACTGAATATGGTTGCCTCACTCCAGTCCATGAGGAA GTAAAGGGCATAGATTCTTCAACTTACTTTGTCTGTCGAGATCAGAGTTATGTGGATATCTCTCTTGAAACTGGTAGGAGAGTGCGGCGAACTACTGAAACTGTGCCAAAACAACTGGCTGATAACCGACAGTTTTCTACCAATGGAAGCTCTCGTGAAATAG GCAACGTTGGCAAACTGGATGGTACAATTGTCCTGATGGGTGTGGGAAATCTTATAAAACTTGTGGTCTCAGCCTTGATCAAGATATTCTCCTTCTTCCGCCTTTTCATATCTGTACCAGTGAGGAGGCTTCAAAGTGCCAATCCTCCTACTGCACCCGTTCCAGTTGCGGAGAAGCCACAGCCTCGAACTGTAAGCGACGCTGATATGAGCGCTTGCTTACAGCGTATCGAAAATCTTGAATCGATGTGCAACCAGCTCGCCAGCAAACCACCAGAGATCCCTGAGGACAAGGAGCAGATCCTACTCAACTCTTTTGAGCGCATCAGATCCATCGAGGCTGACCTGGAGAGGACCAAAAGA GTGCTTCATGCGACCGTGGCTAAGCAGCAGTCATTGGTGGAAACTCTAGAAGCTGTACAGGAGTCGACCAGTGTCAGG AGGAGGTTGTTCTGTTCATAG